One window from the genome of Gemmatimonadota bacterium encodes:
- a CDS encoding rhodanese-like domain-containing protein: protein MKDQIAHYENKLKYETDSYDLWESITLGKDVVLVDARSEEAYAERHIPGAVNIPHRTMDPETTGHLDKSTLYVTYCDGIGCNASTKGALNMARLGFNVKELMGGLDWWIRDGYETEGLQATEGKALVCGCG from the coding sequence ATGAAAGACCAGATCGCACACTATGAGAACAAGCTGAAATACGAGACCGATTCCTATGACCTGTGGGAATCCATCACCCTGGGCAAGGACGTCGTCTTAGTGGACGCACGGTCCGAGGAAGCCTATGCGGAACGCCATATCCCCGGTGCCGTCAATATACCTCACCGGACCATGGATCCGGAGACCACGGGCCACCTGGACAAAAGCACCCTTTACGTGACCTATTGCGACGGCATCGGGTGCAACGCGTCGACCAAGGGCGCGCTCAACATGGCGCGACTGGGTTTCAACGTGAAGGAACTCATGGGCGGTCTGGACTGGTGGATCAGAGACGGCTACGAAACCGAAGGCCTGCAGGCCACCGAGGGCAAGGCGCTGGTCTGCGGCTGCGGTTAG
- a CDS encoding SLC13 family permease has product MTANTKTLKTTIQWIGLIAGPLLAILLYSLLPHAYPNSAGETVEFSNAGRATTALAVWMAVWWMTEAVELYATALLPLVALPMTGAAPVRAAAAPYAHELIFLFMGGFLIALAMQRWGLHRRMALRALRAAGDHPAGIVACFMGVTAFFSMWVSNTATAVMMLPIALSIISLVEQVEPGTKTRPHFALCLLLGIAYAASIGGIGTIIGTPPNVFLASFIQSNLGQEISFVRWMGVGLPLVAVFLPLAWLMLTRVLYPLRGERIEGSRAVTERAYQELGAMSRGERIVLAVFLLAALSWITRPLLVNVRIGDMHPMAGLSDPVIAMVAALILFVVPVDVKRRVFVMNWETALKLPWGILLLFGGGLSLAAAIRVNGVGEYIGHQLGILSGIPVLLLVMAVIALVIFLTELTSNTATTATFIPILAALAPVFDLHPFMLIVPAAIAASCAFMLPVATPPNAIVFGSGHVTIQQMIRAGFWLNLAGVVLITLLVYTVMIRMLGV; this is encoded by the coding sequence ATTACCGCGAATACCAAAACCCTCAAAACCACCATCCAGTGGATCGGGCTGATCGCGGGTCCGCTGCTCGCGATCCTGCTCTACAGCCTGCTGCCCCACGCGTATCCGAACAGCGCGGGCGAGACGGTCGAGTTCTCGAACGCGGGCCGGGCCACGACGGCCCTGGCGGTGTGGATGGCGGTCTGGTGGATGACGGAGGCCGTTGAGCTATACGCCACGGCGCTCCTGCCGCTGGTTGCCCTTCCGATGACTGGCGCAGCGCCGGTGCGCGCGGCGGCCGCGCCTTACGCCCACGAGCTGATCTTCCTCTTCATGGGCGGCTTTCTCATTGCCCTGGCCATGCAGCGCTGGGGACTTCATCGGCGCATGGCCCTCAGGGCGCTGCGTGCGGCCGGCGACCATCCGGCGGGCATCGTGGCGTGCTTCATGGGTGTGACAGCCTTCTTCAGCATGTGGGTGTCCAACACGGCCACCGCGGTCATGATGCTGCCCATCGCGCTCAGCATTATCAGCCTGGTGGAGCAGGTGGAGCCCGGGACAAAGACGCGGCCTCATTTCGCCCTGTGCCTGCTCCTGGGCATCGCATACGCGGCGTCCATCGGCGGCATCGGCACGATCATCGGCACGCCCCCCAACGTCTTCCTCGCCTCCTTCATCCAGTCCAACCTCGGCCAGGAGATCAGCTTCGTGCGGTGGATGGGCGTGGGGCTTCCCCTGGTGGCCGTCTTCCTGCCGCTGGCCTGGCTGATGCTGACCCGGGTCCTGTATCCGCTGCGGGGCGAACGCATCGAAGGGAGCAGGGCAGTGACGGAAAGGGCCTACCAGGAACTGGGCGCCATGTCGCGGGGGGAAAGGATCGTCCTGGCGGTGTTCCTGCTCGCGGCCCTGTCGTGGATTACGAGGCCGCTGCTGGTGAACGTCCGGATCGGGGATATGCACCCGATGGCGGGCCTGTCCGATCCGGTCATCGCCATGGTCGCGGCCCTGATCCTGTTCGTCGTGCCGGTGGACGTGAAACGGCGGGTGTTCGTGATGAACTGGGAAACGGCATTGAAGCTCCCCTGGGGAATCCTCCTGCTCTTCGGAGGCGGACTCAGCCTGGCGGCGGCCATCCGGGTCAACGGCGTGGGGGAGTACATCGGGCACCAGCTGGGGATCCTGTCCGGCATCCCAGTTTTGCTGCTCGTCATGGCCGTCATCGCGCTGGTGATCTTCCTCACGGAACTGACCAGCAACACGGCCACCACGGCCACGTTCATCCCCATCCTGGCCGCCCTGGCGCCGGTATTCGACCTGCATCCCTTCATGCTGATCGTTCCCGCCGCCATCGCCGCCAGTTGCGCCTTCATGCTGCCGGTCGCCACGCCGCCCAACGCCATCGTCTTCGGGTCCGGCCACGTCACCATCCAGCAGATGATCCGAGCCGGGTTCTGGCTGAACCTGGCCGGCGTCGTCCTAATTACCCTACTCGTATATACGGTGATGATACGGATGTTGGGTGTTTGA
- the purB gene encoding adenylosuccinate lyase codes for MSLRSLSPLDGRYGDRLQGLSSYFSEWALIKYRLHVEIEWLITMAERPEIGHLRAFSEEETGFLRSLVLDFTDAQAERIKEIEQETRHDVKAVEYYVREAIAGTSVEDVTESVHFCCTSEDINNLAYALMLRDGIQQEWLPGSQDLISVAAALVGETADIPMLSHTHGQSATPTTVGKELAVFVARWRRQLDQVAHSEYLGKFNGAVGNYNAHLVVYPDVPWEAVARHFVEDRLGLTFNPITIQIEPHDYLAELFHRLMRFNTVLLDFDRDMWSYISLGYFRQKVVGTETGSSVMPHKVNPIDFENSEANVGVSNALLEHLAGKLQISRQQRDLSDSSALRNVGVAIGHSLLAIHSAIQGMGRVDVDRDVVSADLDGAWEVLAEAVQMVMRKAGHENPYERMKALTRGQVITQEIMEDLIRDLDLPDDDKLRLLALTPPDYVGLAPVLARHIAREGEDIVPEGAAGKQDAPGADGEDA; via the coding sequence ATGTCTCTGCGATCACTATCTCCCCTGGACGGCCGATATGGCGACCGGCTGCAGGGCCTTTCCTCCTACTTCTCCGAATGGGCGCTGATCAAGTACCGGCTGCACGTGGAGATCGAATGGCTGATCACCATGGCGGAGCGGCCCGAGATCGGGCACTTGCGCGCCTTTTCCGAAGAAGAGACCGGTTTCCTGCGGTCGCTGGTCCTGGATTTCACCGACGCGCAGGCCGAGCGGATCAAGGAAATCGAGCAGGAGACCCGCCATGACGTCAAGGCGGTGGAGTACTACGTACGGGAAGCCATTGCCGGGACCTCCGTGGAGGACGTCACCGAATCGGTCCATTTCTGTTGTACTTCCGAAGACATCAACAACCTCGCCTACGCCCTTATGCTCAGGGACGGGATCCAGCAGGAGTGGCTGCCCGGGAGCCAGGACCTGATCTCCGTCGCGGCCGCCCTCGTTGGCGAAACGGCGGACATACCGATGCTAAGCCACACCCACGGGCAGTCCGCCACGCCCACCACCGTCGGCAAGGAACTCGCCGTGTTCGTCGCCCGCTGGCGGCGCCAGCTCGACCAGGTCGCCCATAGTGAATACCTCGGCAAGTTCAACGGGGCGGTGGGAAACTACAACGCCCACCTCGTCGTGTATCCCGATGTGCCGTGGGAGGCCGTCGCGCGGCACTTCGTCGAGGACCGCCTCGGACTGACCTTCAATCCGATCACCATACAGATCGAGCCACACGACTACCTGGCGGAGCTTTTTCACCGGCTGATGCGCTTCAATACCGTGTTGCTCGACTTCGACCGGGACATGTGGTCGTACATTTCCCTGGGCTACTTTCGCCAGAAGGTGGTGGGGACCGAGACGGGTTCCTCGGTCATGCCCCACAAGGTGAACCCCATCGATTTCGAAAATTCAGAGGCCAACGTGGGCGTCAGCAACGCGCTGCTCGAACACCTGGCCGGGAAGCTGCAGATCTCGCGGCAGCAGCGCGACCTGAGCGACTCCTCCGCCCTGCGGAACGTCGGCGTGGCCATCGGCCACTCGCTGCTGGCGATCCATTCGGCCATCCAGGGCATGGGCCGCGTGGACGTGGATCGGGACGTGGTGAGCGCCGACCTCGACGGGGCCTGGGAGGTGCTGGCGGAAGCGGTGCAGATGGTCATGCGCAAGGCCGGCCACGAGAACCCCTACGAGCGGATGAAGGCGCTGACCCGGGGACAGGTCATTACGCAGGAGATCATGGAGGACCTGATCCGCGACCTGGACCTGCCGGACGACGACAAGCTTCGCCTGCTCGCCCTGACGCCCCCGGACTACGTCGGTCTCGCGCCGGTACTGGCCCGGCACATCGCCCGGGAGGGCGAGGACATCGTACCGGAAGGCGCGGCAGGCAAACAGGATGCTCCGGGCGCCGACGGAGAAGACGCCTGA
- a CDS encoding sodium:solute symporter family protein has translation MPSLPTNFGTLDWLIVAVYMAATVGVGLYMNRYIRDMGDYIVAGRSLKSRLAVATMIGSELGLVTVMYSAQKGFTGGFAAFHIAVIAGVVTFIVGMTGFIVVPLRRLGVMTIPEFYEKRFSRGVRVFGGLLLAFAGILNMGLFLKAGALFVTGLTGLTDPGSVAVVMTVMLALVIAYTIMGGMVSVVITDYIQFVVLSFGMILTCGMAVYALGWPTIVETVASVHGESGFNPLLEGRGFGPSYIMWMIFTAGLVSCAVWQTSVMRACAAESVEVVRRLYRWSSIGFLIRFMIPQFLGICALTFFFNNPEFRGFFFDETGSPTADPTMTLQAMPLFLSQILPTGIIGLVGAGLLAAFMSTHDSYLLCWASVLTHDVVAPATNERLTTRWRLALSRVFILVIGLFLLVWGLWYDLGQDLWDYMAVSGAIYFTGAFTLLLAGLYWKRASTVGAYLALIAGIGAVAGLGPVNQALGLGMYKSDEIGLAITALALVLMFAGSLVFPDRPDRPDGLDRLARLEHPARTDNPARPARKEET, from the coding sequence ATGCCGTCTCTCCCCACGAATTTCGGTACCCTGGACTGGCTGATCGTCGCCGTGTACATGGCGGCCACCGTCGGCGTAGGCCTGTACATGAACCGGTACATCCGGGACATGGGGGACTACATCGTGGCGGGCCGGTCGCTCAAGTCGCGCCTGGCCGTGGCGACCATGATCGGGAGCGAGCTCGGGCTGGTGACGGTCATGTACTCGGCCCAGAAGGGGTTCACGGGCGGGTTCGCCGCCTTCCACATCGCGGTGATCGCCGGCGTCGTGACCTTCATCGTGGGCATGACGGGCTTCATCGTGGTGCCCCTGCGCCGCCTCGGCGTGATGACCATCCCGGAGTTCTATGAAAAGCGGTTCAGCCGGGGCGTGCGGGTCTTCGGCGGCCTGCTCCTCGCCTTCGCCGGCATCCTGAACATGGGCCTGTTCCTCAAGGCGGGCGCCCTGTTCGTGACGGGGCTGACCGGGCTGACCGATCCGGGCTCCGTCGCCGTGGTCATGACCGTCATGCTCGCGCTGGTGATCGCCTACACCATCATGGGCGGCATGGTCTCGGTGGTGATCACCGACTACATCCAGTTCGTGGTTCTCTCCTTCGGCATGATCCTCACCTGCGGCATGGCGGTATACGCCCTCGGCTGGCCGACCATCGTCGAAACCGTGGCTTCCGTCCACGGCGAGTCCGGCTTCAACCCCCTGCTCGAAGGCAGAGGCTTCGGCCCCTCCTACATCATGTGGATGATCTTCACGGCGGGCCTAGTATCCTGCGCCGTGTGGCAGACCTCGGTCATGCGCGCCTGCGCCGCCGAAAGCGTGGAAGTGGTGCGCCGGCTGTACCGGTGGTCTTCCATCGGCTTTCTCATCCGGTTCATGATCCCCCAGTTCCTCGGCATCTGCGCCCTCACGTTTTTCTTCAACAACCCCGAGTTCCGCGGGTTCTTCTTCGATGAAACCGGGTCGCCCACGGCCGACCCCACGATGACGCTGCAGGCCATGCCCCTCTTCCTGTCGCAGATACTGCCCACCGGCATCATCGGCCTCGTCGGCGCGGGGCTTCTGGCCGCCTTCATGTCGACCCACGACAGCTACCTGCTCTGCTGGGCGTCGGTGCTGACCCACGATGTCGTGGCACCCGCCACGAACGAGCGCCTGACCACCCGGTGGCGCCTGGCGCTGTCGCGCGTCTTCATCCTGGTGATCGGCTTGTTCCTTCTTGTATGGGGGCTCTGGTACGACCTGGGGCAGGACCTGTGGGACTACATGGCCGTGAGCGGCGCCATCTACTTCACCGGCGCCTTCACGCTGTTGCTGGCTGGACTGTACTGGAAACGGGCGAGCACTGTGGGAGCCTACCTGGCGCTTATCGCGGGCATCGGCGCCGTGGCGGGCCTCGGACCCGTGAACCAGGCGCTGGGGCTGGGCATGTACAAGAGTGACGAGATCGGGCTGGCCATCACCGCGCTGGCCCTGGTCCTCATGTTCGCCGGGTCGCTGGTGTTTCCGGATCGCCCCGACCGTCCGGACGGCTTGGACCGATTAGCCCGTCTTGAGCACCCGGCCCGCACGGACAATCCGGCTCGCCCGGCCCGGAAGGAGGAGACGTGA
- a CDS encoding PaaI family thioesterase has translation MPKVTVAELQDFIDGVPYVHDLGLRIVEVEDGICRGRLPYQPRFAQSYNLVHGGVTASLADTMAYMAHATLNGITRDTVTTNLTVTYLHAASEEALNAEARVIKNGRKVLYGEVVITNDAGTRVAHATVTYLRLDYEPRK, from the coding sequence ATGCCCAAGGTAACCGTAGCCGAGTTGCAGGACTTCATAGATGGCGTGCCCTACGTCCATGATCTCGGATTGCGGATCGTCGAGGTGGAGGACGGGATCTGCCGCGGCCGTCTGCCCTACCAACCCAGGTTCGCCCAGTCCTACAACCTCGTGCACGGCGGGGTGACGGCCTCCCTGGCCGATACCATGGCGTACATGGCCCACGCCACGCTGAACGGGATCACGCGGGACACGGTGACCACCAACCTGACGGTCACCTACCTCCATGCCGCCAGCGAGGAAGCCCTCAACGCCGAGGCCCGCGTCATCAAGAACGGCCGCAAGGTCCTTTACGGCGAAGTGGTGATCACCAACGACGCCGGGACCCGGGTCGCCCATGCCACGGTCACCTATCTCAGGCTGGATTACGAGCCGCGGAAGTAG
- the solA gene encoding N-methyl-L-tryptophan oxidase, which yields MTHPSSSYDVIVIGVGGMGSATAWHLARRGCRVLGLEQFNIPHDLGSSHGQTRIIRLAYSEHPSYVPLLRRAYALWREIEDRASERLLHITGALDAGPADDWVFQGSKASCEEHGLPHEILTGAEVNRRFPGYRLPEDIMAVFQTDGGYLLPERCIVAHVVAAQETGAEIHGCEPVLDWTSDGRGITVKTGKSTYTAERLVITAGAWIGKVVKPLDGLVQPERQVLGWFQPKRLELFQPDRFPVFNLQVAEGRYYGLPVHGVPGFKVGRYHHLDEHVDMDRIGRSTHPRDEAVLRSFTERYFPDGSGPTTSLQVCAFTNTADGHFILDAHPEYENVFVASPCSGHGFKFCSVIGEIMADLATTGETSHDIALHGLARFA from the coding sequence GTGACCCATCCATCCTCCTCATACGACGTCATCGTGATCGGCGTGGGCGGCATGGGCAGCGCCACGGCCTGGCACCTTGCCCGCCGCGGTTGTCGGGTACTGGGACTCGAACAGTTCAACATCCCCCACGACCTCGGATCTTCCCACGGTCAGACGCGCATCATCCGCCTGGCTTACTCCGAACACCCTTCCTACGTACCGCTGCTCCGGCGCGCCTACGCGTTGTGGCGTGAGATCGAGGACAGGGCGAGTGAGCGGCTGCTGCATATCACGGGGGCGCTGGACGCGGGCCCCGCGGACGACTGGGTCTTCCAGGGCTCGAAGGCGTCCTGCGAGGAGCACGGCCTGCCCCACGAGATTCTCACGGGCGCGGAAGTGAACCGGCGGTTTCCGGGCTACCGGTTGCCGGAGGACATCATGGCCGTGTTTCAAACGGACGGCGGCTATCTCCTTCCCGAGCGCTGCATTGTCGCCCACGTGGTAGCGGCCCAGGAAACGGGCGCCGAGATCCACGGATGCGAACCAGTGCTGGACTGGACGTCCGACGGGCGTGGCATCACGGTAAAGACCGGTAAATCGACCTACACGGCGGAACGGCTGGTGATCACCGCGGGCGCGTGGATCGGCAAGGTGGTGAAACCTCTGGATGGGCTGGTACAGCCGGAACGCCAGGTCCTGGGCTGGTTTCAGCCGAAGCGACTCGAACTTTTTCAGCCGGACCGGTTCCCGGTGTTCAATCTCCAGGTTGCCGAGGGCCGGTACTACGGACTACCCGTACACGGGGTACCGGGGTTCAAGGTCGGCCGCTATCATCACCTGGACGAGCATGTCGACATGGACCGCATCGGCCGGTCCACCCACCCCCGCGACGAAGCCGTGCTCCGGTCATTCACCGAACGCTACTTCCCCGACGGGTCGGGCCCCACCACGAGCCTGCAGGTCTGCGCCTTCACCAACACCGCCGACGGCCACTTCATCCTGGACGCCCATCCGGAGTATGAGAACGTATTCGTCGCCTCGCCCTGCTCCGGCCACGGGTTCAAGTTCTGCAGCGTTATCGGTGAGATCATGGCCGACCTGGCCACCACGGGGGAAACTTCGCACGACATCGCCCTGCACGGACTGGCCCGGTTCGCGTAA
- a CDS encoding radical SAM protein: MATSVREITCKTILTRTGGFLEGYTHTLQPYVGCVYRCPYCYVQALPVHLYHGGAWGDYVDVKINAPERLEVEMARLKKRGKPVRIFLSSATDPYQGAESKYRITRQCLEVFAGLHPDRLVVQTRSPMVRRDFDVLKRIEGVELNLTLETHDETVRRNLTPHAPTVASRLKTLDAAMETGLPVRVTISPMLPNDPDTFVETLRDRCHSVVVDTYFDGDGSGGMRTERLQVQEMYERFGYGEWYRLGAHHALVDALAASLGAERVVYSKEGFNRAVRAASTA; encoded by the coding sequence ATGGCAACCAGTGTACGCGAAATAACCTGCAAGACGATCCTGACCCGAACGGGCGGCTTCCTGGAAGGCTATACCCACACCCTGCAGCCCTACGTCGGCTGCGTGTACCGGTGCCCCTACTGCTACGTGCAGGCCCTGCCCGTCCACCTCTACCACGGAGGGGCCTGGGGCGACTACGTGGACGTCAAGATCAACGCGCCCGAACGGCTCGAGGTCGAAATGGCCCGTCTGAAGAAGCGGGGCAAACCGGTGCGGATCTTCCTGAGTTCCGCCACGGACCCCTACCAGGGCGCCGAGTCCAAATACCGGATCACGCGCCAGTGCCTGGAGGTGTTCGCCGGCCTGCATCCGGACCGGCTCGTCGTGCAGACCCGAAGCCCCATGGTCCGCCGGGACTTCGACGTGTTGAAGCGTATCGAAGGGGTCGAATTGAACCTGACGCTCGAAACCCACGACGAGACCGTCCGCCGAAACCTCACGCCCCATGCCCCCACCGTGGCCTCGCGGCTCAAGACCCTCGACGCCGCCATGGAAACCGGGCTACCGGTCCGGGTCACGATCAGTCCCATGCTGCCCAACGACCCGGATACCTTCGTGGAAACGCTCCGGGACCGCTGCCACTCCGTGGTCGTGGATACGTATTTCGACGGGGACGGATCGGGCGGCATGCGGACCGAACGCCTCCAGGTGCAGGAGATGTACGAGCGGTTCGGTTACGGGGAATGGTACCGCCTCGGCGCCCATCACGCCTTGGTGGACGCGCTGGCGGCTTCCCTCGGCGCCGAACGCGTCGTGTACAGCAAGGAAGGGTTCAACCGGGCGGTCCGGGCCGCATCGACGGCCTGA